In a single window of the Caldibacillus debilis DSM 16016 genome:
- a CDS encoding VOC family protein, with protein sequence MIFELTIQVRVKDINEGIRWYQTLLNKPPDFIPHAGIAEWEIIPGCWLQVAEGDPAEGSGPLRLGVPDIAFERERLVRDLHIENFKIYSREEVPVKWGTFADPWGNLLGFFEYLDKTEEKERIKTLSGNQPPSYSNARTLKEKEPNF encoded by the coding sequence TTGATATTTGAATTGACCATTCAAGTGCGGGTGAAAGATATAAATGAAGGAATACGATGGTACCAGACTTTATTAAACAAGCCGCCGGACTTTATCCCCCATGCGGGGATTGCCGAATGGGAGATTATCCCGGGCTGCTGGCTGCAAGTGGCGGAAGGGGACCCGGCAGAAGGAAGCGGACCTTTACGCCTTGGCGTACCCGATATCGCGTTTGAAAGAGAAAGGCTTGTCCGGGATTTGCACATCGAGAACTTCAAAATCTATTCGAGGGAAGAAGTTCCTGTAAAATGGGGAACTTTTGCTGACCCTTGGGGAAATCTCCTCGGTTTCTTCGAATATCTGGACAAGACCGAGGAAAAAGAGCGAATAAAAACATTATCGGGCAATCAGCCTCCATCCTATTCAAATGCGCGGACGCTCAAAGAAAAGGAGCCCAATTTTTGA
- a CDS encoding LTA synthase family protein, whose protein sequence is MIGKAKRNLSTATGFFLLAVVLLWLKTYVIQQTQFELGTEKAIQKFLLFLNPLGSSLLFLSFALFLSGRKKYAGILFIDLVLSVLLYANVVYYRFFSDFITFPTMFQTQNFGDLGTSVLSLMYPSDILFFSDFILLAAVFASRYKKLDASRIARRKVAALLIFALGVISFNIGLAEADRPQLLTRGFDRHYIVKYLGMYNYVLYDAVQSTRSTAEKALADSSDVTEVLNFTRSHYAKPNPEYFGVAKGMNVIYFHLESIQQFLINYRLNGEEVTPFLNSLIRDKNTIYFDNFYHQTAQGKTADAEFMIENSLFGLPQGAAFTTKGLNTYHAAPAILSQLGGYTTAVFHGNNGTFWNRDEIYKSFGYEKFFDADYYQMDPENTAEYGLMDKPFFAQSIPYLESLPEPFYVKFITVSNHYPYLIDEKDATIPPHHTGDKSVDRYFQTARYADEALKEFFDYLKESGLYDRSVIIMYGDHYGISENHKEAMEKVLGKEIDALENAKLQRVPLIIRIPGVKGGVNHTYGGQIDLLPTLLHLLGIDSKDYIHFGTDLLSKDHDQVVPFRNGDFVSPTISYIHGKFYDTQTGLELPEDRMDEAKEYLKLVEKKLSLSDKVVNGDLLRFYTPKNFKPVDRSKYDYNRHEETVNH, encoded by the coding sequence ATGATAGGAAAAGCAAAACGGAATCTTTCCACAGCGACAGGTTTTTTCCTTTTGGCCGTCGTTCTCCTTTGGTTAAAAACCTACGTGATCCAGCAGACCCAGTTTGAGCTGGGGACGGAAAAAGCCATCCAGAAATTTTTGCTGTTTTTGAATCCGCTGGGATCGTCCCTATTGTTTTTGTCATTCGCTTTATTTTTGAGCGGACGGAAAAAGTACGCCGGGATCCTTTTCATCGACCTGGTCCTTTCCGTTCTTTTGTACGCCAACGTGGTTTACTACCGCTTCTTCAGCGATTTCATTACCTTTCCGACGATGTTCCAAACCCAGAATTTCGGGGACTTGGGCACCAGCGTTCTATCCTTGATGTATCCGTCGGACATTTTGTTCTTCAGCGACTTCATCCTGCTTGCTGCCGTTTTTGCTTCCCGCTATAAAAAACTGGACGCTTCCAGGATCGCCCGCAGGAAAGTCGCCGCATTGCTCATCTTTGCCCTGGGCGTCATCAGTTTCAATATCGGTCTCGCGGAAGCCGACCGGCCGCAGCTTTTGACGAGGGGCTTTGACCGGCACTACATCGTCAAATATTTGGGGATGTACAATTACGTTCTCTATGACGCGGTGCAAAGCACCCGTTCCACGGCGGAAAAGGCCTTGGCCGATTCCAGCGACGTGACGGAAGTGCTCAACTTTACGCGATCCCATTACGCGAAGCCGAATCCGGAATATTTCGGCGTCGCCAAAGGGATGAACGTGATTTACTTCCATTTGGAATCGATCCAGCAATTTTTGATCAATTACCGATTGAACGGGGAAGAAGTGACCCCGTTCCTGAACTCCCTGATCCGGGATAAAAATACGATCTACTTCGATAATTTCTACCATCAAACCGCGCAAGGGAAAACCGCTGATGCGGAATTCATGATCGAAAATTCCCTGTTCGGCCTGCCGCAAGGGGCGGCCTTTACGACGAAAGGGTTGAATACCTACCATGCCGCCCCGGCGATATTGAGCCAGCTGGGAGGATATACGACGGCCGTGTTCCACGGCAATAACGGGACTTTCTGGAACCGCGACGAAATTTATAAATCCTTCGGCTACGAAAAGTTTTTCGACGCGGATTATTACCAAATGGATCCCGAAAACACCGCGGAATACGGGTTGATGGATAAACCGTTTTTCGCCCAGTCGATCCCGTATCTCGAGTCGCTGCCGGAACCGTTTTATGTGAAGTTCATTACCGTTTCCAACCATTATCCTTACCTGATCGATGAAAAAGACGCGACGATCCCGCCGCACCATACGGGGGATAAATCCGTCGACCGTTATTTCCAAACGGCAAGATACGCGGACGAGGCCTTGAAGGAATTCTTCGACTATCTGAAGGAATCCGGCCTCTATGACCGTTCGGTGATCATCATGTACGGCGATCACTACGGCATTTCCGAAAACCATAAAGAGGCGATGGAAAAGGTTCTCGGGAAGGAGATCGACGCCCTCGAAAACGCCAAATTGCAAAGGGTGCCGCTGATCATCCGCATCCCCGGGGTCAAGGGAGGCGTCAACCATACGTACGGCGGACAGATCGACTTGCTGCCGACCCTCCTGCACCTTCTCGGCATCGATTCGAAGGATTACATCCATTTTGGAACGGACCTGCTGTCGAAAGACCATGATCAAGTCGTTCCGTTCCGGAACGGGGATTTTGTCAGCCCGACGATCAGCTACATCCACGGAAAATTTTACGATACCCAAACGGGACTGGAACTGCCCGAAGATCGGATGGACGAAGCGAAGGAATACCTGAAACTGGTGGAAAAGAAACTTTCCCTTTCCGACAAGGTGGTCAATGGCGACCTGCTCCGCTTCTACACGCCGAAAAACTTCAAGCCCGTGGACCGGTCGAAATACGATTACAATCGCCATGAAGAAACCGTGAATCATTGA
- a CDS encoding ABC transporter ATP-binding protein, which yields MNPGPVILEAVRLTKKIGKREVVKDVSFSVRAGEVFGFLGPNGAGKTTTIRMLTGLVRPSGGRVTVCGFDIRRDFLKAVRQIGCLIEYPEMYPYLTGWENLEHFQRMTPGIPKSRVGEVAEMTGLADRIHDRVSTYSLGMRQRLGIAQSLLGRPKILILDEPANGLDPFGMQEMRTFIRRLAAEEGMGVLIFSHLLNEIQLVADRVAILSDGKIIHSGTVGELLARKEKVRWRISPLETGKRILKEEGVDLYEEDGFLIASHRPEKAHLFNEKLVKNGAQVFQIETKLPTLEDLFMELTGGTSR from the coding sequence ATGAATCCCGGTCCGGTCATCCTGGAAGCCGTCCGATTGACAAAAAAGATCGGGAAAAGGGAAGTGGTGAAGGACGTTTCCTTTTCCGTCCGCGCGGGGGAAGTTTTCGGCTTTCTCGGCCCGAACGGCGCGGGAAAGACGACGACGATCCGCATGCTGACGGGGCTGGTCAGGCCGAGCGGGGGAAGGGTCACCGTTTGCGGGTTCGATATCCGGCGGGATTTTTTAAAGGCCGTCCGTCAGATCGGCTGCCTCATCGAATATCCGGAAATGTATCCCTATTTGACCGGATGGGAAAACCTGGAACATTTTCAACGGATGACCCCGGGCATCCCGAAAAGCCGAGTGGGGGAAGTGGCGGAAATGACGGGTTTGGCGGACCGCATCCACGACCGGGTGAGCACCTATTCGCTGGGCATGCGCCAACGGCTGGGCATCGCCCAATCGCTCCTCGGAAGGCCGAAAATATTGATCTTGGACGAACCGGCCAACGGCCTCGATCCTTTCGGCATGCAGGAGATGCGGACATTCATCCGCCGTTTGGCCGCGGAAGAGGGGATGGGTGTGCTGATCTTCTCCCATTTATTGAACGAAATCCAATTGGTGGCCGACCGGGTGGCGATCCTTTCGGACGGAAAAATCATCCATAGCGGCACGGTGGGGGAATTGCTTGCGCGGAAGGAAAAGGTCCGATGGCGGATCTCTCCGTTGGAAACGGGAAAAAGGATCTTGAAGGAAGAAGGGGTGGATCTTTATGAGGAAGACGGGTTCCTGATCGCCTCCCATCGCCCGGAAAAAGCGCACCTTTTCAACGAAAAGCTGGTAAAAAACGGGGCCCAGGTCTTTCAAATCGAAACAAAACTGCCGACCCTTGAAGATTTGTTCATGGAGCTGACAGGAGGAACGAGCCGTTGA
- the htpG gene encoding molecular chaperone HtpG — translation MAKTEFKAESKRLLEMMIHSVYSKKEVFLRELISNASDAIDKIYYKALTDDSLTFNKDDYYIKIIPDKQKRTLTVLDTGIGMTREELESNLGTIAKSGSLAFKQEHEIKDGHDIIGQFGVGFYSAFMVADRVTVISKALGSEEAYKWESEGADGYTIEPWEKKEVGTEVILHLKENSEDENYDEFLEEWRLREIIKKYSDFIRYPIKLAVTRKKKDGDSGETADTVEEETVNSMVPIWRKNKNELKDEDYENFYTEKHYGFDKPLKYMHIRVDGTIRYQAILYIPEMVPFDYYTTEYEKGLELYSNGVLIMNKCPDLLPDYFSFVKGMVDSEDVSLNISREMLQHDRNLKVIAKNIKNKIRKELLNMLKNEREKYETFFKNFGRQLKYGVYSDFGEHKEELQDLLLFYSSKEKKPVTLEEYVSRMPEDQKYIYYATGDSVERIEKLPQTELVADKGYEILYLTDDIDEFAIKMLEKYKGKEFKSVTSGDLGIDTDDKQKKEETKEDKALFDFMKDVLGDKVKAVKASTRLKSHPVCFSTEGEITIEMEKVLSAMPNGQKVKAQKVLEINTDHQVYQTLKNAFAQDKEKLKLYTNLLYNQALLIEGLPVEDPVEFSNDICKIMT, via the coding sequence ATGGCGAAAACCGAATTTAAAGCGGAATCGAAGCGGCTGTTGGAAATGATGATCCATTCCGTCTATTCCAAGAAGGAAGTGTTTTTGCGGGAACTCATATCCAACGCCAGCGACGCCATCGACAAGATTTATTACAAAGCGTTGACCGACGACTCCCTGACCTTTAATAAGGACGATTATTACATAAAGATTATCCCGGATAAGCAGAAACGGACATTGACGGTCCTCGATACGGGGATCGGGATGACCAGGGAAGAACTGGAATCGAACCTGGGGACCATCGCCAAAAGCGGTTCCCTGGCCTTCAAACAGGAACACGAAATCAAAGACGGGCATGACATTATCGGCCAATTCGGCGTCGGCTTTTATTCGGCCTTTATGGTGGCCGACCGGGTGACGGTCATCAGCAAGGCCCTGGGAAGCGAAGAAGCCTACAAATGGGAATCGGAAGGCGCCGACGGTTACACGATCGAACCGTGGGAGAAAAAAGAAGTCGGGACGGAAGTCATTTTGCATTTGAAAGAAAACAGCGAGGACGAAAATTACGACGAATTTTTGGAAGAGTGGCGCCTGCGGGAGATCATTAAAAAATATTCCGATTTCATCCGTTATCCGATCAAACTGGCGGTCACCCGGAAGAAAAAAGACGGCGACTCCGGCGAAACCGCCGATACGGTGGAAGAAGAAACGGTAAACAGCATGGTCCCCATCTGGCGGAAGAACAAAAACGAGCTGAAAGACGAAGATTACGAGAATTTTTACACGGAAAAACATTACGGTTTCGACAAGCCGCTCAAATATATGCACATCCGCGTCGACGGCACGATCCGTTACCAGGCCATCCTCTATATTCCGGAAATGGTGCCCTTTGATTATTACACGACGGAATATGAAAAAGGGCTCGAGCTGTATTCCAACGGCGTCCTGATCATGAACAAATGCCCGGACCTCCTTCCAGACTACTTCAGTTTCGTCAAAGGCATGGTCGATTCGGAAGACGTGTCCCTGAACATTTCCCGCGAAATGCTACAGCATGACCGGAACTTGAAAGTGATCGCCAAAAACATCAAAAACAAAATCCGCAAGGAACTTTTAAACATGCTGAAAAACGAGCGGGAAAAATACGAGACCTTTTTCAAAAACTTCGGCAGGCAGCTGAAGTACGGCGTCTACAGCGACTTCGGGGAACACAAGGAAGAACTGCAGGATTTGCTCCTGTTCTATTCCTCGAAGGAGAAAAAGCCGGTTACCTTGGAGGAATACGTCTCCCGGATGCCCGAGGACCAAAAATATATTTATTACGCGACGGGGGATTCGGTGGAACGGATCGAGAAGCTGCCGCAAACGGAACTGGTCGCCGACAAAGGGTACGAAATTCTGTACCTGACGGATGACATCGATGAGTTCGCCATCAAGATGCTCGAAAAATACAAAGGCAAGGAATTCAAATCCGTCACGAGCGGCGACTTGGGAATCGATACGGACGACAAGCAAAAGAAAGAAGAAACGAAGGAAGATAAGGCGCTCTTTGACTTCATGAAGGACGTGCTCGGCGACAAAGTGAAAGCCGTCAAGGCTTCGACCCGGTTGAAAAGCCACCCCGTCTGCTTCTCCACGGAAGGCGAGATTACCATCGAAATGGAAAAAGTGCTCAGCGCCATGCCGAACGGGCAAAAGGTGAAGGCGCAAAAGGTGCTGGAAATCAACACGGACCACCAGGTTTATCAAACGCTGAAAAACGCCTTTGCCCAAGACAAGGAAAAACTGAAACTTTACACGAACCTCCTCTACAATCAGGCCCTGCTCATCGAAGGGCTTCCCGTCGAAGACCCGGTGGAATTTTCCAACGACATCTGCAAGATCATGACCTGA
- the sfsA gene encoding DNA/RNA nuclease SfsA, whose protein sequence is MKYERTIKGTFIRRLNRFIAEVQAGEKTERVHVKNTGRLKELLVAGAEVGLEISSNPGRKTKYSLVSVKKGDRWVNIDSQAPNAVVYDALMSGGIAELGPIRLLAREKAFGKSRFDLYYEGETEKGFMEVKGVTLEKDGVALFPDAPTARGTKHILELTEAAKEGYGAVLFFLVQMGGCRAFSPNREMDPPFAEALSKAAKEGVKILAYDAFVTEDEMVIGQPVRVMI, encoded by the coding sequence ATGAAATATGAACGAACGATAAAGGGGACCTTCATCCGGCGGCTAAACCGGTTCATTGCGGAGGTGCAGGCCGGGGAAAAAACGGAGAGGGTCCATGTCAAAAACACCGGCAGGCTGAAGGAATTGCTGGTCGCAGGGGCGGAGGTGGGATTGGAAATTTCGTCGAACCCCGGCCGGAAAACGAAATATTCCCTCGTTTCCGTGAAGAAGGGAGACCGTTGGGTCAATATCGACTCCCAGGCGCCCAACGCGGTCGTTTACGATGCCCTAATGAGCGGCGGAATCGCCGAACTCGGCCCGATCCGCCTGCTGGCAAGGGAAAAGGCCTTCGGCAAGTCACGCTTTGACCTCTATTACGAAGGGGAGACGGAAAAAGGGTTTATGGAAGTCAAGGGCGTGACCTTGGAAAAGGACGGGGTGGCCTTATTCCCCGACGCGCCGACGGCAAGGGGAACGAAACATATCTTGGAATTGACGGAGGCGGCAAAGGAGGGCTACGGCGCCGTCCTGTTTTTCCTCGTGCAAATGGGGGGATGCCGGGCATTTTCGCCAAACCGGGAGATGGATCCGCCCTTTGCCGAAGCCCTTTCCAAGGCGGCGAAGGAAGGGGTCAAAATCCTCGCTTACGATGCCTTCGTAACGGAAGATGAAATGGTGATCGGCCAGCCGGTGCGGGTGATGATTTAA
- a CDS encoding metallophosphoesterase, with translation MFFAILISAIGTLLFHSYKNTKKVSVNTIRISKPGTAWKKLRILHLSDLHLEKLSISPEELYRIISNKKVDLIAITGDFLDRKRTIRKLPEYLQVLQKVKPAYGIYAVFGNHDYMLNGESFETLKNTLEENGCVTLQNEHVSVPMGNAMLNIIGIDDFSTNRSDLNKSFHRLPKGFNLVLTHDPNVVLHMKKFPYDYLLSGHFHGGQIHWPKPFHLVKMGKLVRMNMIKGLHVLNGRPFYISEGLGQTGVNIRLGSRPEITIHEIV, from the coding sequence ATGTTTTTCGCCATTCTGATTAGCGCCATCGGAACCCTTTTGTTCCATTCCTATAAAAATACGAAAAAAGTCAGTGTGAATACGATACGGATTTCCAAGCCGGGCACGGCCTGGAAAAAATTGAGGATTCTCCATTTGTCGGATCTGCATCTGGAAAAGCTGTCCATCAGCCCGGAAGAGTTGTATCGGATCATTTCGAACAAAAAGGTGGATCTGATCGCCATTACCGGCGATTTCCTCGACCGGAAGCGGACCATCCGGAAGCTGCCCGAATACCTTCAGGTTTTGCAAAAAGTCAAGCCGGCATACGGCATTTACGCGGTCTTCGGAAATCACGATTACATGTTAAACGGGGAATCCTTCGAAACCTTGAAAAACACCCTGGAGGAGAACGGCTGCGTAACCTTGCAAAACGAACATGTTTCCGTCCCGATGGGGAATGCCATGTTGAACATTATCGGCATCGATGATTTCAGCACGAACCGGAGCGACTTAAATAAAAGCTTTCACCGTCTTCCGAAAGGGTTCAACCTGGTGTTGACCCACGATCCGAATGTGGTGCTCCATATGAAAAAATTCCCTTACGATTACTTGTTGTCCGGGCATTTCCACGGGGGCCAGATCCACTGGCCGAAGCCTTTCCATCTCGTCAAAATGGGAAAACTCGTCCGCATGAACATGATTAAGGGACTGCATGTGCTGAACGGGAGACCTTTTTACATCAGCGAAGGATTGGGGCAAACGGGGGTGAATATCCGGCTCGGAAGCCGCCCGGAAATCACGATCCACGAAATTGTCTGA
- a CDS encoding helix-turn-helix domain-containing protein: MEKKAIIIKAIEYMKDHLDEEITTEELSKYVGYSPYHFVRIFKEVTGVSPRHYLSALRIEAGKKILADSSSSILKASLSVGYRSMGTFSSLFKQYVGLPPKQYQNSIQDLYGFLNAYDFQETDRAFQPPHPSVVCHLEPPEKFKGIIFVGLFPRPIPDERPVAGTALKPGETTCAFYHVPDGTYYALAAAISWSLNPKDYFLLNRALRGKAERPVAVKQGSQSVVRIKLREPLPYDPPILINLPRLLFEKVKGANKKKNDSDFFDKVKENNT; this comes from the coding sequence ATGGAAAAGAAAGCGATCATTATCAAGGCCATTGAATATATGAAAGACCATTTGGATGAAGAAATTACCACGGAAGAATTATCGAAATATGTGGGGTACAGCCCCTACCATTTTGTCCGGATTTTTAAGGAAGTCACCGGCGTGTCTCCCCGCCATTATTTGTCGGCGCTGCGGATTGAAGCGGGCAAAAAAATTTTGGCCGATTCATCCTCATCCATATTGAAGGCGTCGTTATCCGTCGGGTATCGGAGCATGGGAACCTTCAGTTCCCTTTTCAAACAATATGTCGGTCTGCCGCCGAAACAATATCAAAACAGCATCCAAGATTTGTACGGGTTTTTGAATGCCTACGATTTTCAAGAAACGGACCGGGCGTTTCAACCACCCCATCCTTCCGTCGTCTGCCATCTTGAACCGCCGGAAAAGTTTAAAGGGATCATTTTTGTAGGTTTATTTCCGAGGCCGATTCCGGACGAGCGCCCCGTTGCCGGCACGGCGCTAAAGCCCGGTGAAACGACATGTGCCTTTTATCATGTGCCGGACGGCACGTATTATGCTTTGGCCGCAGCGATCTCCTGGAGCCTGAATCCAAAAGACTATTTTTTGTTAAACCGTGCCCTTCGCGGGAAAGCCGAACGACCCGTGGCCGTGAAACAGGGGTCCCAATCCGTCGTAAGGATCAAGCTGCGCGAGCCGCTGCCCTATGATCCCCCGATATTGATCAATCTGCCCAGATTGTTGTTTGAAAAAGTAAAGGGGGCAAACAAGAAGAAAAATGATTCCGATTTTTTTGATAAAGTAAAGGAAAACAATACGTAG
- a CDS encoding DUF899 family protein codes for MDREAILSEIQRLEKEIAEKKERLAALRKSFPARKVKNYQFFNSDHRRVTLSDLFGNHHELIVVHNMGKSCSHCTMWADGFNGVYHHIIEKCAFVVATPDPPEVQNAFAAERRWQFPMISTRGTTFKEDFGFAKDGTYYPGVSTFQKDADGNIFHIADAPFGPGDDYCVVWHLFDLLPSGSQHFHPKRKINKTSHLDLTNNIAIQVRNYAEAVHFYKNTIGMTVMDETSGSETKFSFGGQNFYVENNEKEYGNVCFELAVEDFQRAIEALLKNGCRIAKTFGEKSVLIDDPYGMKFHLFESV; via the coding sequence GTGGATCGCGAGGCAATCCTCTCCGAAATCCAACGTTTGGAAAAAGAAATTGCCGAAAAGAAAGAACGGCTGGCTGCATTAAGAAAATCTTTTCCGGCCAGAAAAGTAAAAAACTATCAATTTTTCAATTCGGATCATCGGCGCGTTACCCTTTCGGATCTGTTTGGCAATCATCATGAACTCATTGTCGTGCACAATATGGGCAAATCTTGTTCCCATTGTACCATGTGGGCGGACGGATTTAACGGCGTTTATCATCATATCATTGAGAAATGCGCCTTTGTGGTGGCAACGCCCGATCCCCCGGAGGTGCAAAATGCTTTTGCGGCTGAACGGAGATGGCAATTTCCCATGATCTCAACAAGGGGCACGACCTTCAAAGAAGATTTCGGTTTTGCAAAAGATGGAACCTATTATCCGGGTGTCTCCACCTTTCAAAAAGATGCGGATGGAAATATTTTTCATATCGCCGACGCCCCTTTCGGGCCCGGGGATGATTATTGTGTCGTATGGCACCTGTTTGACCTGCTTCCGTCCGGTTCGCAACATTTTCATCCAAAACGAAAAATCAATAAAACCTCTCACCTCGATCTGACGAATAATATTGCGATTCAAGTCAGAAATTACGCAGAAGCCGTGCATTTTTATAAAAACACGATTGGCATGACCGTTATGGATGAAACGTCCGGAAGCGAAACGAAGTTTTCCTTCGGAGGCCAGAACTTCTATGTCGAAAACAATGAAAAAGAGTATGGAAATGTCTGCTTCGAATTGGCGGTCGAAGATTTTCAAAGGGCAATAGAAGCGCTCTTAAAAAATGGCTGCCGGATCGCAAAGACGTTCGGCGAAAAAAGCGTCCTGATCGACGATCCTTACGGGATGAAATTCCATTTGTTTGAAAGCGTATGA
- a CDS encoding SGNH/GDSL hydrolase family protein, whose amino-acid sequence MKGAAVKWVSLFSLLSTLLWITGFFIAFHDQAAKHSPPPPAEGIPAMSPKGDDGAFRIVALGDSLTRGTGDETGKGYVGYLADHIKKRTGKKILLRNLAVRGMVSEKLLGQLRLSEVQRQISDADLILMTIGGNDLFQKGKALQIKSKKDVGPVEKKFLRHLDAIFREIRKRNPNAYVFFIGLYNPFSDLAEGKTYSEIIRRWNFAAFETAEKYPRVVAVPVFDLFEIDVNGFLNVDKFHPNAEGYRRIAQRLAPLVPLAERKESG is encoded by the coding sequence GTGAAAGGGGCCGCAGTCAAATGGGTGAGCCTTTTTTCCCTTTTGTCCACCTTGTTGTGGATCACCGGATTTTTCATCGCTTTCCACGATCAGGCGGCGAAACATTCCCCGCCCCCGCCCGCGGAAGGCATACCGGCCATGTCGCCGAAGGGGGATGATGGCGCCTTCCGGATCGTGGCGCTGGGGGATTCGCTGACGAGGGGAACGGGGGATGAAACGGGAAAAGGCTATGTCGGTTATCTCGCGGATCATATAAAAAAACGGACCGGCAAAAAGATCCTGCTGCGCAACTTGGCCGTCCGGGGAATGGTCTCGGAAAAATTGCTGGGCCAGCTTCGGCTTTCGGAAGTACAGCGGCAAATCTCGGACGCAGATCTCATCTTGATGACGATCGGCGGAAACGACCTTTTTCAGAAGGGAAAGGCGCTGCAGATCAAATCCAAGAAAGACGTCGGTCCGGTCGAGAAGAAATTTTTGCGCCATTTGGACGCCATTTTCCGGGAGATCCGGAAACGTAATCCCAACGCCTACGTCTTTTTTATCGGCCTGTACAACCCTTTCTCCGACCTGGCGGAAGGGAAAACCTATTCGGAAATCATCCGCCGCTGGAATTTTGCCGCTTTCGAAACCGCCGAAAAATATCCGCGCGTCGTCGCCGTCCCGGTCTTCGATCTGTTCGAAATCGATGTCAATGGGTTTTTAAACGTGGACAAATTCCATCCGAATGCCGAGGGCTACCGGAGGATCGCCCAACGGCTCGCTCCCCTCGTGCCGCTGGCGGAAAGGAAAGAAAGCGGATGA
- a CDS encoding ABC transporter permease, translated as MIPLVHNEMLKMIRKRRFTAIAWIIAALTLLFSYAEKKELDTLYERLGSDDWRTALQTKIVDAQNRLNSPSLPAKTKKNLRLLIRQQQYYLERDINPHAPGAPGFMRLLLDDSIHLFIPLLVVVVASDLVASEAGSGTLKLLLTRPVKRWKVLAGKYIALLLSVSFILLLMGVLSCLLSGFFFGFGGWQNPVLTGFRPAGEDLDVSNVHLLPLWRYLLFQFGFAWFAGTAVGSMTLMFSVLFKSTPLVIGIMVAFLTSGATLSNMVSSWPSAKYLFMINLQLANYLNGRMPPVEGMTLSFSLAVLALWAAAALAVSFMIFTKKDIY; from the coding sequence TTGATTCCACTCGTCCATAATGAAATGTTAAAAATGATCCGGAAAAGGCGTTTCACCGCCATCGCCTGGATCATCGCCGCCCTCACCCTCCTGTTTTCCTACGCGGAGAAAAAGGAATTGGATACCCTCTATGAACGGCTGGGTTCCGATGACTGGCGGACGGCCTTGCAAACGAAGATCGTCGACGCCCAAAACCGGCTGAACTCCCCGTCGCTTCCGGCAAAAACGAAAAAAAATTTGCGGCTTTTGATCCGCCAGCAGCAATATTATCTGGAACGGGACATCAATCCGCACGCGCCGGGAGCGCCGGGATTCATGCGCCTTTTGCTCGATGATTCCATCCATTTGTTCATTCCCCTCCTTGTCGTCGTTGTCGCATCGGATTTGGTCGCTTCCGAAGCCGGAAGCGGGACCCTAAAATTGCTGTTGACCCGGCCGGTGAAAAGGTGGAAAGTCTTGGCGGGAAAATATATCGCCCTCCTGCTTTCCGTTTCTTTCATCCTCTTGCTGATGGGGGTCTTGTCCTGCCTCCTTTCCGGCTTCTTTTTCGGTTTCGGCGGCTGGCAAAACCCGGTTTTGACCGGTTTTCGCCCGGCCGGGGAAGATCTGGACGTTTCCAATGTGCATTTGCTTCCCTTGTGGCGATATTTGCTGTTTCAATTCGGTTTCGCCTGGTTTGCCGGCACCGCCGTCGGCAGCATGACCTTGATGTTTTCGGTTCTGTTCAAAAGCACCCCCCTTGTCATCGGGATCATGGTCGCTTTCCTGACCTCGGGGGCCACCTTGTCGAACATGGTTTCCTCCTGGCCGTCGGCCAAGTATTTGTTCATGATCAATCTGCAGCTGGCCAATTATTTGAACGGCCGAATGCCTCCCGTCGAAGGGATGACCCTTTCATTTTCTTTGGCGGTCCTTGCCCTGTGGGCAGCCGCGGCCTTGGCGGTTTCGTTCATGATCTTTACGAAGAAGGACATCTATTGA
- a CDS encoding thioredoxin family protein → MEEWTKETFLEKLESGEKGAFYLYTPFCGTCALAGKMLAVVCELLPELSVGKANINYLPDLAEAFAIESVPCLLIFRDKKILEKIYAFRSVPYLYERLRI, encoded by the coding sequence ATGGAAGAATGGACGAAAGAGACGTTTTTGGAAAAACTGGAAAGCGGAGAGAAGGGAGCCTTTTATTTATATACCCCCTTTTGCGGGACGTGCGCGCTGGCGGGCAAGATGCTCGCCGTCGTCTGCGAACTGCTGCCCGAACTTTCCGTCGGGAAGGCCAATATCAACTATTTGCCGGATTTGGCCGAAGCCTTTGCGATTGAAAGCGTGCCCTGCCTGCTCATCTTCCGGGACAAAAAAATCCTGGAAAAGATCTACGCCTTCCGTTCCGTCCCGTATTTGTACGAAAGACTGCGGATCTGA